From the genome of Fusarium oxysporum f. sp. lycopersici 4287 chromosome 3, whole genome shotgun sequence, one region includes:
- a CDS encoding hypothetical protein (At least one base has a quality score < 10), with amino-acid sequence MSNKQYPRFEYSDVNRYQSTRLEVQDRISVGTNLTLRTMTHPEIGFQNYTPIILTKVHRIRNQALAIHQMRHFVRLITPKLEVTHVDVELKPVVAKATRLRFFCRQNTFCSGAPLQRIGTDKDSESLELGCQATNLVCTRGQSYENRYSSMRPNRAHSLGSLKSKVHFRFQNFIFDCWSCP; translated from the exons ATGTCTAAC AAACAGTATCCGCGCTTCGAGTACTCGGATGTGAATCGGTATCAAAGTACGAGACTCGAAGTCCAAGACCGCATATCTGTTGGCACAAACCTGACGCTACGAACCATGACTCATCCTGAGATCGGTTTCCAGAATTACACGCCTATAATACTCACAAAAG TTCATCGAATTAGAAACCAAGCCCTTGCTATT CACCAAATGCGTCATTTTGTGAGACTAATCACCCCCAAGCTGGAAGTAACTCACGTGGACGTAGAACTGAAACCAGTTGTCGCCAAGGCTACTAGACTGCGCTTCTTTTGTCGTCAAAATACATTCTGCAGTGGAGCACCGCTACAGCGCATTGGCACAGACAAGGACAGCGAAAGTCTCGAACTCGGCTGCCAGGCCACGAATCTGGTCTGTACCAGAGGCCAGTCGTATGAGAACAGATATTCGAGTATGCGACCCAACAGAGCCCACAGTCTGGGGAGCTTAAAATCCAAAG TGCATTTCAGGTTCCAAAATTTCATCTTTGATTGCTGGTCTTGCCCGTAA
- a CDS encoding hypothetical protein (At least one base has a quality score < 10): MAEKAWAPFHIPQPEVLPHIDPGCLANCSCPNCDKVFHGRLFFFTHWSLMRHEADILVSMYQDRIGARLGCRILSIFRNRHISIWGKREEFRDKFADIKVYVYSSLILLPRNVKWRQPWEKVLMSTNHNRKEPFRFDRTERFQEWAAISACPPHREVEFYRAAKYQLLTSSSSMAMQYGDGMEFCKHISLAFPDLKFFWDVIQETEDAKDGVRKWLHPEWTPGSKKYSELSLKPFTPVQHKS, encoded by the coding sequence ATGGCAGAAAAAGCGTGGGCCCCTTTTCATATTCCACAACCAGAGGTCCTGCCTCACATTGATCCAGGCTGCCTAGCAAACTGCTCCTGCCCGAACTGCGATAAGGTCTTCCATGGTAGACTGTTCTTCTTTACTCACTGGTCGTTGATGCGCCATGAGGCAGACATCCTTGTATCGATGTACCAGGACCGAATTGGCGCCCGGTTGGGATGCCGCATCCTTTCGATCTTCAGAAACCGCCACATCAGCATCTGGGGAAAAAGAGAGGAATTCAGAGACAAATTTGCTGATATCAAAGTGTATGTGTACTCTTCACTGATACTACTTCCGCGCAATGTCAAGTGGAGACAGCCATGGGAGAAAGTCCTCATGTCAACAAACCACAACCGCAAGGAGCCTTTTCGCTTCGATAGGACAGAAAGATTCCAGGAGTGGGCGGCTATCTCTGCATGTCCTCCCCATCGAGAGGTGGAGTTCTATAGAGCTGCAAAGTACCAGCTCCTAACTTCTTCCAGTAGCATGGCAATGCAATACGGAGACGGAATGGAGTTTTGCAAGCATATTAGTCTCGCGTTTCCAGATCTGAAGTTTTTTTGGGATGTAATACAGGAAACAGAAGACGCGAAAGACGGTGTCAGGAAATGGCTTCACCCGGAATGGACGCCTGGAAGTAAGAAGTATAGTGAACTTAGCCTCAAACCGTTCACTCCTGTCCAACATAAATCGTAA
- a CDS encoding hypothetical protein (At least one base has a quality score < 10), whose translation MVLPSFGPLIPRVHFSERPGNTAWTLSILFKTKMRKINLSFQAFNTKTKSRVQAQNMNANTSTLGQHINIPYLNRQRPLLPTNSGYDVQSNLPAPPDYPGTASLSLMGESVSEKMLDLCILPDGREPPPPYAPYPALGGGYCSGDIYI comes from the coding sequence ATGGTTCTACCTTCTTTTGGACCTCTCATCCCGCGGGTGCATTTTTCGGAGAGGCCAGGTAACACTGCCTGGACGTTGTCTATTTTGTTTAAAACGAAAATGCGAAAGATCAACCTCAGTTTTCAGGCTTTCAATACGAAGACGAAAAGTCGCGTTCAGGCTCAGAACATGAACGCGAATACCAGCACATTAGGGCAACATATTAACATACCGTATCTAAACAGACAGAGACCACTTCTGCCTACAAACAGCGGCTATGATGTGCAATCTAATCTCCCAGCTCCGCCAGATTACCCAGGTACCGCCTCATTATCCTTGATGGGTGAATCGGTGTCGGAAAAGATGTTGGATCTGTGTATACTACCGGATGGAAGAGAGCCACCCCCGCCTTACGCGCCATACCCAGCATTAGGAGGGGGGTATTGTTCTGgagatatatatatctaa
- a CDS encoding hypothetical protein (At least one base has a quality score < 10) → MNDRSQQHTKRLLAHWKALGDNLKEADRPTVTRFCLYLQIMALSLYPDYHSQGPRDLMARDEISMLQIFFERSEWLETETLDQGQTGHIIALGHGLLEASGGIKSAFWHLFDHRLSDFENQCIYGLMADADLPHHIQNIQSPAEVSIDQLYCAMLKSKLRVENRSLRLLDLSKSMKVCQNLIDGSLWQRNIARSTDGR, encoded by the exons ATGAATGACAGAAGCCAACAACATACCAAAAGACTTTTAGCCCACTGGAAGGCACTCGGTGATAACTTAAAG GAAGCTGATAGGCCAACTGTGACCCGGTTCTGTTTATATCTTCAGATCATGGCTCTCAGCTTATACCCCGATTACCACTCCCAAGGGCCGAGAGACTTGATGGCACGAGATGAAATATCCATGCTTCAAATATTCTTCGAGAGATCTGAATGGCTAGAAACAGAGACGTTGGATCAAGGCCAGACGGGACATATAATAGCACTCGGGCATGGCCTCCTCGAAGCATCTGGAGGCATCAAGAGTGCCTTCTGGCACCTTTTTGACCATAGGCTATCTGATTTCGAAAACCAGTGTATTTATGGTTTGATGGCTGACGCCGACTTGCCGCATCATATTCAAAACATCCAGTCGCCAGCTGAAGTCTCGATCGATCAACTTTACTGCGCCATGTTGAAATCGAAGCTGCGAGTGGAAAACAGGTCCTTACGCTTGCTCGATCTTTCTAAGTCCATGAAAGTTTGCCAAAATCTCATTGACGGAAGTTTATGGCAGAGAAATATCGCAAGGAGTACAGACGGACGTTAG
- a CDS encoding hypothetical protein (At least one base has a quality score < 10): MALSLYPDYHSQGPRDLMARDEISMLQIFFERSEWLETETLDQGQTGHIIALGHGLLEASGGIKSAFWHLFDHRLSDFENQCIYGLMADADLPHHIQNIQSPAEVSIDQLYCAMLKSKLRVENRSLRLLDLSKSMKVCQNLIDGSLWQRNIARSTDGR; encoded by the coding sequence ATGGCTCTCAGCTTATACCCCGATTACCACTCCCAAGGGCCGAGAGACTTGATGGCACGAGATGAAATATCCATGCTTCAAATATTCTTCGAGAGATCTGAATGGCTAGAAACAGAGACGTTGGATCAAGGCCAGACGGGACATATAATAGCACTCGGGCATGGCCTCCTCGAAGCATCTGGAGGCATCAAGAGTGCCTTCTGGCACCTTTTTGACCATAGGCTATCTGATTTCGAAAACCAGTGTATTTATGGTTTGATGGCTGACGCCGACTTGCCGCATCATATTCAAAACATCCAGTCGCCAGCTGAAGTCTCGATCGATCAACTTTACTGCGCCATGTTGAAATCGAAGCTGCGAGTGGAAAACAGGTCCTTACGCTTGCTCGATCTTTCTAAGTCCATGAAAGTTTGCCAAAATCTCATTGACGGAAGTTTATGGCAGAGAAATATCGCAAGGAGTACAGACGGACGTTAG
- a CDS encoding hypothetical protein (At least one base has a quality score < 10): MGARKPNDSEGYRKQAVRKRSETGMRSAFHFAQDCGTLAAFLFYDPFQKKYRGVHKSPPDMPDPDWNEVMKTIISEQVVENGELVKASSRGRKRTTGSARAKPTKVQKSIGDPPRRRGRPRKNPIPPQTPPPRRESVVDVITVAGDESPCSSESRHRPQIQQTPIYDAGTYPALEIEETQISSGLASPVRVVCTPRISTSGALNERTSASAEVKAPNDYDRSSRADDSGRPTQAGPFEWIGTSHTWGDQYTLDDFGFGIATPKFDPLAESHSAAADGQALEQHRHPSHANDIQVPGETTNSYCVHGPDVLATPTSPQQAVHPTSTTPPTVRGSMHAVTSSNLAKRVVKRPNRAEVFAMLQATLDQFNARHSQASTEIGKKYDICVPTPAAIMV; this comes from the exons ATGGGTGCGCGTAAACCCAACGACTCTGAGGGATACAGGAAGCAAGCCGTCCGAAAGAGGAGCGAAACAGGAATGAGGAGTGCCTTCCACTTCGCCCAAGATTGCGGGACCCTTGCGGCGTTCTTGTTCTATGATCCCTTTCAGAAAAAATACCGGGGTGTTCACAAGAGTCCGCCTGATATGCCAGACCCTGATTGGAATGAAGTG ATGAAAACGATCATCAGTGAGcaggttgttgagaatggTGAGCTTGTGAAGGCCTCCAGCCGAGGACGAAAAAGAACGACAGGCTCTGCTCGGGCCAAGCCGACAAAGGTGCAGAAATCGATAGGAGATCCGCCTCGACGGCGAGGAAGGCCGCGCAAGAATCCCATCCCACCACAAACACCACCTCCCCGCCGCGAATCTGTTGTTGATGTAATCACAGTCGCTGGCGATGAGTCACCTTGTTCATCAGAAAGTAGGCACAGACCTCAGATCCAACAGACCCCAATCTACGATGCCGGCACTTATCCCGCCCTTGAGATTGAAGAAACGCAAATTTCTTCCGGGTTAGCAAGCCCTGTCCGGGTAGTCTGCACACCACGCATTTCGACTTCAGGTGCCCTAAACGAAAGGACTTCTGCATCAGCCGAGGTTAAGGCGCCGAATGATTACGATCGTTCGTCCCGCGCAGACGACAGTGGTAGGCCTACCCAAGCTGGTCCTTTTGAGTGGATAGGAACAAGCCATACTTGGGGTGACCAATATACTCTCGATGATTTTGGCTTTGGCATTGCCACACCGAAATTCGATCCGTTGGCTGAGAGCCACTCAGCCGCGGCTGATGGCCAAGCCCTCGAGCAGCACCGGCATCCCTCGCATGCCAATGACATCCAGGTGCCCGGTGAAACAACCAACAGCTACTGTGTGCATGGTCCCGACGTACTTGCGACACCGACTTCGCCGCAACAGGCGGTACACCCTACATCTACGACGCCGCCAACGGTGCGCGGAAGTATGCATGCCGTGACTAGTTCAAATCTTGCGAAGAGAGTCGTCAAGCGACCAAACCGGGCTGAGGTCTTCGCCATGTTGCAAGCAACTCTTGACCAATTCAATGCGCGGCATTCCCAAGCGTCTACGGAAATTGGTAAAAAGTATGATATTTGTGTTCCAACTCCCGCTGCTATTATGGTTTGA
- a CDS encoding hypothetical protein (At least one base has a quality score < 10) translates to MTRRNQRQAKKRHDESRRAGKNRNGPQGNPRPSQVDSSTHSNSQHREDLPSHQSPLAQGYLSSQRQANDGLSLPGSIPMAYDQSHTQDAFVSRQPRILQGRHSNGQLYNPGSHQITQANMVTPSDIANANAIGVLPNQGNLGFQHEFDFNNGFSGLAESTSILDGHIFPDIPPAEINPYGLQKSTANNFDGETGYEQTSHSPRMKQELKEEIKREVVEEITSNVMNLITSKIEKWQKDTIDNLLPPILEKLDEFQLQDDDDISRRLANGSETRNQDNPL, encoded by the exons ATGACAAGAAGAAACCAGCGCCAGGCTAAAAAAAGGCACGATGAGAGTCGCCGCGCCGGAAAAAATCGTAACGGTCCGCAGGGTAACCCGCGTCCATCTCAGGTCGATTCTTCTACCCATTCAAACTCGCAGCATCGCGAGGATCTACCCTCTCACCAATCTCCACTTGCACAAGGTTATCTTTCAAGCCAGCGACAGGCCAATGACGGCCTGTCGCTACCCGGGAGCATCCCAATGGCGTACGACCAATCTCACACCCAAGATGCTTTTGTTTCGCGGCAACCCCGCATTTTACAGGGCCGCCACAGCAACGGGCAGCTTTACAACCCCGGCTCCCACCAGATTACGCAGGCAAACATGGTAACTCCTTCAGACATTGCAAACGCAAATGCAATTGGGGTTCTACCCAATCAAGGCAACCTTGGCTTTCAGCATGAGTTCGATTTTAATAATGGTTTTTCGGGGCTTGCAGAAAGCACCTCGATTCTGGATGGGCACATTTTTCCAGACATCCCGCCAGCAGAAATCAATCC ATATGGATTGCAAAAGTCAACGGCTAATAATTTCGACGGCGAAACCGGGTATGAGCA GACGTCGCATTCGCCAAGGATGAAGCAAGAATTGAAAGAGGAGATTAAGAGAGAGGTGGTGGAAGAAATAACCTCAAACGTAATGAACCTCATAACGTCGAAGATTGAGAA GTGGCAGAAAGACACTATAGACAATCTTCTACCGCCCATATTAGAAAAATTAGACGAATTTCAGCTCCAGGATGATGACGACATTAGCCGGAGGCTAGCAAATGGTTCGGAGACCCGAAATCAGGACAATCCCTTGTAA
- a CDS encoding hypothetical protein (At least one base has a quality score < 10) has protein sequence MVFRILNLDFTSCVSIHSLEHLEPYSKMPDTNDTSTPLPYTSLSLMNDGTLKLVDDRNRALACENENLKAKRDALENEISYREYIVSLQHLLAALGKEHIQLLESITGK, from the coding sequence ATGGTGTTTCGAATCCTCAATCTTGATTTCACCTCTTGTGTTAGTATACACAGCCTTGAGCACCTAGAACCATACTCCAAGATGCCCGACACGAACGATACGAGTACGCCTCTGCCGTATACATCATTATCACTGATGAACGACGGCACTCTTAAGCTCGTGGACGATCGGAACCGGGCCCTCGCTTGCGAGAATGAAAACCTGAAAGCTAAACGCGACGCCTTGGAGAATGAGATCTCTTATAGAGAATATATTGTCTCATTACAACACCTGCTAGCCGCTCTAGGGAAAGAGCATATCCAATTGCTGGAAAGTATTACTGGGAAATAG